One Saccharomyces kudriavzevii IFO 1802 strain IFO1802 genome assembly, chromosome: 4 genomic region harbors:
- the MUS81 gene encoding Mus81p (similar to Saccharomyces cerevisiae MUS81 (YDR386W); ancestral locus Anc_5.468), producing MELPLNLKDLYILWLQELVDGLNPKQDQLKIAYEKARRNLQDAEGTFYYPIDLKKVKGIGNTIIKRLGAKLQDYCKIQGISPLEAPTLTQASSTGPSKRTTTALRSIENSNKIDKDEADEERGTKKRKSKKYIPKKRSGGYAILLSLLELNAFSRGVRKEQIVELAGKYSEHCMTPNFSTKEFYGAWSSISSLKKHSLVLEEGRPKRYSLTEEGMQLSKSLKLADMISFPKEGNVTGEYSAIRNESSEFTANLTELNGEEDDGNNLNVTSLMLDITFQDLSTPQRRQNELRKDERLHTQNISSYAMKEVSGSQPISSTELNAKSKTVRRRYNGISYELWRNNDFEVFPIIDHREIKSQSDRDFFSRAFERKGMKSDIRQLALGDIIWVAKNKNTGSQCVLNTIVERKRLDDLALSIRDNRFMEQKNRLEKSGCDHKYYLIEETMSGNIGNMNEALKTALWLILVYYKFSMIRTCNSDETVEKIHALHTVISQHYSQKDLVVIFPSDLKNQDDYKKVLLHFRREFERKGGIECCHNFECFQEMMGKGDLKTVGELTINILMLVKGISLEKAVAIQEIFPTLNDILMAYQACSSEEEAKLLMFNNFGDAPGAKKITKGLSEKIYDAFGKL from the coding sequence ATGGAGCTTCCTTTGAATTTAAAGGACCTGTACATTTTATGGTTACAGGAGCTGGTAGATGGATTGAACCCTAAACAAGACCAACTAAAAATAGCCTATGAAAAAGCGAGGAGAAATCTACAAGATGCTGAAGGTACATTTTATTACCCCATAGatctaaaaaaagtaaaggGAATTGGTAACACGATCATAAAGAGGTTAGGTGCGAAGTTGCAGGATTATTGTAAAATCCAAGGGATCTCTCCTCTGGAAGCGCCGACGTTAACGCAGGCGAGCAGCACTGGACCATCTAAGAGAACTACAACTGCTTTGCGTAGTATAGAAAACTCGAACAAAATTGATAAAGATGAAGCAGATGAAGAAAGGGGAaccaaaaagagaaaaagtaaGAAATATATACCCAAAAAGAGGTCTGGAGGATATGCTATTCTACTTTCATTGCTTGAGCTAAATGCTTTTTCTCGAGGTGTTCGGAAAGAACAAATTGTAGAGCTCGCAGGAAAGTATAGTGAACACTGTATGACGCCCAATTTCTCTACAAAAGAGTTTTACGGTGCCTGGTCGTCCATTAGCTCACTCAAAAAACACTCGTTGGTTCTGGAGGAAGGTAGACCAAAAAGGTACTCACTAACAGAAGAAGGTATGCAATTATCCAAGAGTTTGAAGTTGGCGGATATGATTtcatttccaaaagaaggTAATGTGACGGGCGAGTATTCAGCAATTAGAAACGAAAGTAGCGAATTTACGGCAAACCTTACTGAACTTAATGGCGAAGAGGATGATGGAAACAATTTGAATGTCACTTCGTTGATGTTAGATATAACCTTTCAAGATTTGAGCACACCGCAGAGGCGGCAGAACGAATTACGTAAAGACGAACGACTTCATACCCAAAATATATCCTCATATGCCATGAAGGAGGTCTCTGGTAGTCAACCAATATCCAGCACCGAATTGAACGCCAAAAGCAAAACCGTAAGAAGGAGGTACAACGGAATAAGTTATGAATTGTGGCGTAACAACGATTTTGAAGTCTTCCCAATTATCGATCATAGAGAAATAAAATCACAGTCTGACCGtgactttttttcaagagcATTTGAACGGAAAGGCATGAAGTCAGATATAAGGCAGCTTGCCCTAGGTGATATCATATGGGTtgcaaagaataaaaataccGGATCGCAGTGTGTTCTGAACACAATAGTCGAAAGGAAAAGGTTAGATGATTTGGCTTTAAGTATAAGGGATAACAGATTCATggagcaaaaaaatagacTAGAGAAATCAGGCTGTGATCACAAATATTATctcattgaagaaactaTGAGCGGAAATATTGGGAACATGAACGAGGCGCTGAAGACCGCCCTTTGGCTCATTTTAGTGTATTACAAATTCTCCATGATAAGAACCTGCAATTCTGATGAAACTGTGGAAAAGATACACGCATTGCATACTGTGATATCTCAACACTATTCCCAAAAAGATCTGGTGGTAATATTTCCAAGTGACCTTAAGAACCAAGACGACTATAAGAAGGTACTGTTACATTTCCGTCGAGAATTTGAAAGGAAAGGCGGTATTGAATGTTGTCACAATTTTGAATGCTTCCAAGAAATGATGGGAAAAGGTGACTTGAAGACGGTTGGCGAGTTAACCATCAATATTTTAATGCTTGTCAAAGGTATCTCTCTAGAGAAAGCGGTGGCTATCCAAGAAATATTCCCTACTTTGAATGATATATTGATGGCGTATCAAGCGTGCTCATCGGAAGAGGAGGCAAAGTTATTAATGTTCAATAATTTTGGAGATGCACCTGGtgccaagaaaataacCAAAGGTCTTTCGGAAAAGATATATGATGCCTTCGGTAAATTGTAA
- the RPP2B gene encoding ribosomal protein P2 (similar to Saccharomyces cerevisiae RPP2B (YDR382W); ancestral locus Anc_5.462) has product MKYLAAYLLLVQGGNAAPSAADIKAVVESVGAEVDDARINELLSSLEGKGSLEELIAEGQKKFASVPVGGASAAGAAGASAAAAGGDAAEEEKEEEAKEESDDDMGFGLFD; this is encoded by the coding sequence ATGAAATACTTAGCTGCTTACTTATTATTGGTTCAAGGTGGTAACGCTGCCCCATCCGCCGCTGACATCAAGGCCGTCGTCGAATCTGTCGGTGCTGAAGTCGATGATGCCAGAATCAACGAATTGTTGTCCTCTTTGGAAGGTAAGGGTTCTTTGGAAGAGCTTATTGCCGAAGGTCAAAAGAAGTTCGCTTCTGTTCCAGTTGGTGGTGCTTCTGCTGCCGGTGCTGCCGGTGcttctgctgctgctgccgGTGGTGACgctgctgaagaagaaaaggaagaagaagctaaGGAAGAATCTGATGATGACATGGGTTTCGGTTTATTCGATTAA
- the ATO3 gene encoding putative ammonium permease ATO3, with product MTSSASSPQDLEKGLNTIENIETLPQQGSIAGVSQSFPNIQEIYSDRDFITLGSSTYRRRDLLNALDRSEMDESSCSKQPPHQFANPVPLGLASFSLSCLVLSLINANVRGVTDGKWALSLFLFFGGAIELFAGLLCFVIGDTYAMTVFSSFGGFWICYGYGLTDTDNLVSGYTDPTMLNNVIGFFLAGWTVFTFLMLMCTLKSTWGLFLLLTFLDMTFLLLCIGTFIDNNNLKMAGGYFGILSSCCGWYSLYCSVVSPSNSYLAFKAHTMPNAP from the coding sequence ATGACATCGTCTGCCTCCTCTCCACAGGACCTGGAAAAGGGTCTGAACACGATCGAAAATATCGAAACGCTGCCTCAGCAGGGCTCCATCGCAGGCGTCTCGCAGAGTTTTCCTAACATCCAAGAGATATACTCCGACCGAGACTTCATCACCCTGGGGTCCTCTACGTATAGGCGCAGGGACTTGCTGAATGCGCTAGATAGAAGCGAGATGGATGAAAGTAGCTGCTCGAAGCAGCCCCCTCACCAGTTTGCTAATCCTGTTCCCCTAGGTTTAGCatcgttttctttgtcgTGTTTGGTTTTGTCGCTGATCAATGCGAACGTCCGCGGCGTCACTGATGGTAAGTGGGCGCTAAGTTTGTTCCTGTTCTTTGGTGGCGCCATTGAATTGTTTGCTGGGTTACTGTGTTTTGTCATTGGGGACACATACGCCATGACGGTGTTCAGTTCGTTTGGCGGATTCTGGATCTGCTACGGTTACGGGTTAACTGATACGGACAACTTGGTGAGTGGCTACACTGACCCGACGATGTTAAACAACGTCATTGGGTTCTTCCTTGCCGGTTGGACAGTGTTCACGtttttgatgttgatgTGCACCCTGAAGAGCACGTGGGGCTTGTTCCTGCTGTTGACCTTTTTGGACATGACCTTCCTACTGCTGTGTATCGGCActtttattgataataaCAACCTCAAGATGGCCGGTGGGTACTTCGGTATTTTGAGTAGTTGTTGTGGTTGGTACTCGTTGTACTGTTCTGTGGTGAGCCCATCGAATTCCTATCTAGCCTTCAAGGCACACACAATGCCAAATGCACCTTAA
- the ARO10 gene encoding phenylpyruvate decarboxylase ARO10 (similar to Saccharomyces cerevisiae ARO10 (YDR380W); ancestral locus Anc_5.456), whose product MTPVTINTFVNQKEPHLVSNELATISFGEYIFRRLLSTGTKSVFGVPGDFNLSLLEYLYAPSVESAGLKWIGTCNELNAAYAADGYSRYSNNIGCLVTTFGVGELSALNGVAGSFAENVKVLHIVGVAKSIDSRSDNFRDRNMHHLVPQLHGSNFKGPNHKVYHDMVKDRVACSVAYLEDIETACDQVDNVIRDIYKYSKPGYIFVPADFADMSVTCENLINVPHISQQDCITYPSQIQLFDILDRITSWMYSSKTPAILGDVLTDRYGVSEILNKLIYATGIWNFSTVMGKSVIDEANPKYMGQYNGKEGLRQVYEHFESCDLVLHFGVDINEINNGHYTFTYKPNAKIIQFHPNYIRFVDTKYGHEQMFEGINFAPVLMELYKGIDVSRLSLQYDSGVTSYTNETMQLEDPTNDQSNNITQVHLQKVMPKFLSPGDVVVCETGSFQFSVRDFAFPTQLKYISQGFFLSIGMALPAALGVGIAMQDFPNAHISDENIGEGYKPRLILFEGDGAAQMTIQELSTILKCHITIDIFIWNNNGYTIERAIMGPTRAYNDVMSWKWTKLLEAFGDFDRKHTNSTVIEYPSKLAMKLEELKSSNTRDGIELVEVKLGVLDFPEQLKCMVDAAALKRNKK is encoded by the coding sequence ATGACGCCTGTTACAATTAACACGTTCGTGAACCAAAAAGAACCGCACCTTGTTTCCAATGAATTAGCAACAATATCCTTTGGTGAATACATATTTAGAAGATTATTATCCACCGGTACGAAGTCTGTTTTTGGCGTTCCTGGTGACTTTAATCTATCTCTATTGGAATACCTTTACGCTCCCTCTGTGGAATCCGCTGGTTTGAAATGGATCGGTACCTGCAATGAACTAAACGCTGCTTATGCTGCTGATGGATATTCTCGTTATTCAAATAATATTGGCTGCTTAGTTACCACGTTTGGTGTGGGAGAATTAAGCGCCTTGAATGGCGTAGCCGGCTCATTTGCTGAAAATGTCAAAGTCTTGCACATTGTTGGCGTGGCCAAGTCCATTGATTCGCGTTCCGATAATTTTAGGGACCGTAACATGCATCATTTGGTCCCGCAATTGCATGGTTCAAACTTCAAAGGGCCAAACCATAAAGTATATCATGACATGGTTAAGGATAGAGTTGCTTGTTCCGTGGCCTACTTGGAGGATATCGAAACCGCATGTGACCAAGTCGATAATGTTATTCGCGACATTTATAAATATTCTAAACCTGGCTACATTTTTGTTCCTGCAGATTTTGCGGATATGTCGGTTACATGTGAAAACTTGATTAATGTTCCACACATATCTCAACAAGACTGCATAACATACCCATCGCAAATTCAATTGTTCGACATACTTGACAGGATTACCAGTTGGATGTATTCCAGTAAAACACCCGCAATTCTTGGGGATGTACTAACTGATAGATATGGAGTGAGTGAAATCCTGAATAAACTTATCTATGCCACTGGAATCTGGAATTTTTCCACTGTTATGGGTAAATCTGTGATCGATGAAGCAAATCCAAAATATATGGGCCAGTATAACGGTAAAGAAGGCTTAAGGCAAGTCTATGAACATTTTGAATCCTGTGATTTAGTTTTGCACTTTGGTGTTGAcatcaatgaaatcaaTAATGGGCATTATACTTTCACCTATAAGCCAAATGCtaaaattattcaatttcacCCCAATTATATTCGCTTCGTTGACACTAAATATGGCCACGAGCAAATGTTTGAAGGAATTAATTTCGCACCCGTATTAATGGAGCTATATAAAGGTATTGATGTTTCAAGACTTTCTTTGCAATATGACTCTGGTGTGACTTCATATACAAACGAAACAATGCAGCTGGAGGATCCTACAAATGACCAATCAAATAACATCACGCAAGTGCACCTACAGAAGGTAATGCCTAAATTCTTGAGCCCTGGCGACGTTGTTGTTTGTGAAACCGGTTCATTTCAATTTTCGGTTCGTGATTTTGCCTTCCCTACCCAGTTAAAATACATATCACAAGGATTTTTCCTCTCCATTGGCATGGCTCTTCCTGCAGCTCTAGGAGTTGGCATTGCCATGCAAGACTTCCCAAACGCGCACATCAGCGATGAGAACATAGGAGAGGGCTATAAACCAAGATTAATTCTGTTCGAAGGTGATGGTGCTGCACAAATGACAATTCAGGAACTGAGTACGATCTTGAAGTGCCACATTAcaattgatatttttatatgGAACAATAATGGCTATACTATAGAGAGAGCTATCATGGGACCCACCAGGGCTTACAACGATGTTATGTCTTGGAAATGGACCAAACTATTAGAAGCCTTTGGAGACTTCGATCGAAAGCACACAAATAGCACTGTTATTGAGTATCCCTCCAAGTTGGCAATGAAGTTGGAAGAGCTAAAGAGCTCAAATACAAGAGACGGCATAGAGCTTGTAGAAGTCAAATTGGGCGTATTGGACTTCCCCGAACAATTAAAGTGCATGGTTGACGCGGCTGCGctcaaaagaaataaaaaatag
- the COI1 gene encoding Coi1p (similar to Saccharomyces cerevisiae YDR381C-A; ancestral locus Anc_5.459), which translates to MSNPFQNIGKNLLYISTAGIASIYIVKTIVKTRRDAKFIPKARGDNGEVSERDYYDNLAQVRPGFPLPKQNGNNIDPECHGLVRKSKYEGSGLSAATRKRGDKLGFLDRRRNE; encoded by the exons ATGTCAAatccatttcaaaatataGG TAAGAATTTGCTATACATTTCTACAGCTGGTATTGCGTCCATTTATATAGTCAAGACAATAGTGAAGACTAGGAGAGATGCTAAATTTATACCAAAAGCCCGAGGAGACAATGGCGAAGTCAGCGAACGGGATTATTATGATAATCTGGCACAGGTGAGGCCAGGATTTCCCTTACCCAAACAAAACGGTAACAACATTGACCCTGAGTGCCATGGGCTGGTTAGAAAGAGTAAATATGAAGGCAGTGGGCTCAGTGCGgcaacaagaaaaagaggtGACAAATTGGGATTTTTagacagaagaagaaacgaGTAG
- the NKP1 gene encoding Nkp1p (similar to Saccharomyces cerevisiae NKP1 (YDR383C); ancestral locus Anc_5.463), with protein MADTYNAISKFIGNKISDFLSSDDYLMDDFSGEIPNEVSRLLKTQAIERRKDILSRGKQDLLSKEIYDNESELRIRQSQQIMDLIGDIPKYSLGSELRIRVDGEPQSTSIERLIEDVLQLPQMEVVDEEESETENDFKILKEYSNLRRDLILKCQAIQVGESKLSEIMNQVNSIGSLITSIRETSENDDVDEYFATFNGRLVSALEEMKLLLEEAIKTSDASPGKRQKLRDILSELKK; from the coding sequence ATGGCAGATACATATAATGCCATATCAAAATTTATAGGAAATAAAATATCCGACTTCCTGTCAAGTGATGACTACCTAATGGACGACTTTTCAGGCGAGATACCCAATGAGGTGAGCAGATTATTAAAGACTCAAGCGATTGAAAGGAGAAAGGATATCTTGAGTAGGGGGAAACAAGACTTGCTAAGCAAGGAGATATATGATAACGAATCGGAATTAAGGATAAGACAATCGCAACAGATCATGGATCTCATCGGGGACATACCGAAATATTCCCTTGGGAGTGAATTAAGAATTAGAGTTGACGGGGAACCGCAAAGTACGTCAATTGAGAGGTTGATTGAGGACGTGTTGCAACTGCCGCAGATGGAGGTAGtagacgaagaagaatctGAAACGGAAAATGACTTCAAAATCCTGAAAGAGTATAGTAATTTAAGAAGAGActtaattttgaaatgtcAAGCCATCCAAGTAGGCGAAAGTAAACTATCAGAAATTATGAACCAAGTAAACTCCATAGGTTCCTTAATCACCTCCATCAGAGAAACCTCAGAGAATGATGACGTCGACGAGTATTTTGCCACTTTTAACGGGAGACTAGTATCTGCATTGGAAGAGATGAAGTTATTACTGGAGGAAGCTATCAAGACATCCGATGCCTCTCCGGGGAAGAGACAAAAATTAAGAGATATTCTGAGTGAGTTGAAGAAGTAA
- the EFT2 gene encoding elongation factor 2 (similar to Saccharomyces cerevisiae EFT2 (YDR385W) and EFT1 (YOR133W); ancestral locus Anc_5.467), producing the protein MVAFTVDQMRSLMDKVTNVRNMSVIAHVDHGKSTLTDSLVQRAGIISAAKAGEARFTDTRKDEQERGITIKSTAISLYSEMSDEDVKEIKQKTDGNSFLINLIDSPGHVDFSSEVTAALRVTDGALVVVDTIEGVCVQTETVLRQALGERIKPVVVINKVDRALLELQVSKEDLYQTFARTVESVNVIVSTYADEILGDVQVYPARGTVAFGSGLHGWAFTIRQFASRYAKKFGVDKSKMMDRLWGDSFFNPKTKKWTNKDTDAEGKPLERAFNMFILDPIFRLFTAIMNFKKDEISVLLEKLEITLKGDEKDLEGKALLKVVMRKFLPAADALLEMIILHLPSPVTAQAYRAEQLYEGPADDASCIAIKNCDPKADLMLYVSKMVPTSDKGRFYAFGRVFAGTVKSGQKVRIQGPNYVPGKKDDLFIKAIQRVVLMMGRFVEPIDDCPAGNIIGLVGIDQFLLKTGTLTTNETSHNMKVMKFSVSPVVQVAVEVKNANDLPKLVEGLKRLSKSDPCVLTYMSESGEHIVAGTGELHLEICLQDLEQDHAGVPLKISPPVVAYRETVESESSQTALSKSPNKHNRIYLKAEPIDEEVSLAIESGVINPRDDFKARARVMADEFGWDVTDARKIWCFGPDGNGPNLVVDQTKAVQYLHEIKDSVVAAFQWATKEGPIFGEEMRSVRINILDVTLHADAIHRGGGQIIPTMRRATYAGFLLAEPKIQEPVFLVEIQCPEQAVGGIYSVLNKKRGQVVSEEQRPGTPLFTVKAYLPVNESFGFTGELRQATGGQAFPQMVFDHWATLGSDPLDPTSKAGEIVLAARKRHGMKEEVPGWQEYYDKL; encoded by the coding sequence ATGGTTGCTTTCACTGTTGACCAAATGCGTTCTTTAATGGACAAAGTTACCAATGTGCGTAACATGTCCGTTATTGCTCACGTCGATCATGGTAAGTCCACTTTGACCGATTCGTTGGTCCAAAGAGCCGGTATTATTTCCGCTGCTAAGGCTGGTGAAGCTCGTTTCACCGATACCAGAAAGgatgaacaagaaagagGTATCACCATCAAGTCCACTGCCATTTCTCTGTACTCTGAAATGTCTGACGAAGATGTCAAGGAAATCAAGCAAAAGACCGATGGTAACTCCTTCTTGATCAACTTGATCGACTCTCCAGGTCACGTCGACTTCTCCTCCGAAGTCACTGCCGCTTTGCGTGTCACTGACGGTGCTTTGGTTGTCGTTGACACCATCGAAGGTGTCTGTGTCCAAACTGAAACCGTTTTGAGACAAGCCCTAGGTGAAAGAATCAAGCCTGTTGTCGTTATCAACAAGGTCGACAGAGCCTTGTTGGAATTGCAAGTTTCCAAGGAAGATCTATACCAAACTTTCGCCAGAACTGTTGAATCCGTTAACGTCATCGTCTCCACCTACGCCGATGAAATTTTGGGTGACGTCCAAGTCTACCCAGCCAGAGGTACCGTTGCCTTCGGTTCTGGTTTGCACGGTTGGGCTTTCACCATCCGTCAATTCGCCTCCAGATACGCTAAGAAGTTCGGTGTCGACAAATCCAAGATGATGGACAGATTATGGGGTGACTCTTTCTTCAACCCAAAGACCAAGAAGTGGACCAACAAGGACACTGATGCTGAAGGTAAGCCATTGGAAAGAGCTTTCAACATGTTCATCTTGGACCCAATTTTCAGATTATTCACTGCCATCATGAACTTTAAGAAGGACGAAATTTCAGTTTTgttagaaaaattggaaatcaCCTTGAAGGGTGACGAAAAGGACTTGGAAGGTAAGGCCTTATTGAAGGTCGTTATGAGAAAGTTCTTGCCAGCTGCTGACGCTTTGTTGGAAATGATCATCTTGCACTTGCCATCTCCAGTCACTGCTCAAGCCTACAGAGCTGAACAATTATACGAAGGTCCAGCCGACGATGCTAGTTGTATCGCCATCAAGAACTGTGATCCAAAGGCTGACTTGATGTTGTACGTCTCCAAGATGGTGCCAACCTCTGATAAGGGTAGATTCTACGCTTTCGGTAGAGTTTTCGCCGGTACTGTTAAGTCCGGTCAAAAGGTCAGAATCCAAGGTCCAAACTACGTTCCAGGTAAGAAGGACGATTTGTTCATCAAGGCCATCCAAAGAGTCGTCTTGATGATGGGTAGATTCGTCGAACCAATCGATGACTGTCCAGCTGGTAACATTATCGGTTTAGTCGGTATCGATCAATTCTTGTTGAAAACCGGTACTTTGACCACCAATGAAACCTCTCACAACATGAAGGTCATGAAATTCTCCGTTTCCCCAGTTGTCCAAGTCGCCGTCGAAGTTAAGAACGCCAACGATTTGCCAAAATTGGTCGAAGGTTTGAAGAGATTGTCCAAGTCCGATCCATGTGTCTTGACTTACATGTCCGAATCCGGTGAACATATCGTCGCTGGTACCGGTGAATTGCATTTGGAAATTTGTTTGCAAGATTTGGAACAAGACCATGCCGGTGTCCCATTGAAGATCTCCCCACCAGTTGTCGCTTACAGAGAAACTGTTGAAAGCGAATCTTCTCAAACCGCTCTATCCAAGTCTCCAAACAAGCATAACAGAATCTACTTGAAGGCTGAACCAATCGACGAAGAAGTTTCCTTGGCTATCGAAAGCGGTGTCATCAACCCAAGAGATGATTTCAAAGCCAGAGCTAGAGTCATGGCTGATGAGTTCGGTTGGGATGTCACTGATGCTAGAAAGATCTGGTGTTTCGGTCCAGATGGTAACGGTCCAAACTTGGTTGTTGACCAAACTAAGGCTGTTCAATACTTACACGAAATCAAGGATTCCGTTGTTGCTGCTTTCCAATGGGCTACCAAGGAAGGTCCAATTTTCGGTGAAGAAATGAGATCTGTCAGAATCAATATCTTGGATGTTACTTTACACGCTGATGCTATCCACAGAGGTGGTGGTCAAATCATCCCAACTATGAGAAGAGCTACCTACGCTGGTTTCTTGTTGGCTGAGCCAAAGATCCAAGAGCCAGTTTTCTTGGTCGAAATTCAATGTCCTGAACAAGCTGTCGGTGGTATCTACTCCGTCttaaacaagaagagaGGTCAAGTCGTTTCTGAAGAACAAAGACCAGGTACTCCATTGTTTACCGTCAAGGCTTACTTGCCAGTTAACGAATCTTTCGGTTTCACCGGTGAATTAAGACAAGCCACTGGTGGTCAAGCTTTCCCACAAATGGTCTTCGACCATTGGGCTACCTTAGGTTCCGACCCATTGGACCCAACCTCCAAGGCTGGTGAAATTGTTCTTGCTGCTCGTAAGAGACACGGtatgaaggaagaagttCCAGGCTGGCAAGAATATTACGACAAATTGTAG
- the YRA1 gene encoding RNA-binding protein YRA1 (similar to Saccharomyces cerevisiae YRA1 (YDR381W); ancestral locus Anc_5.458), whose protein sequence is MSANLDKSLDEIIGSNRAGGNRARVGGTRGNGPKRVGKQVSSQRRNIPNRNGPIRKNIRAPPSAVARVAKLLDTSREVKVNVEGLPRDIKQDAVREFFASQVGGVQRVLLSYNERGQSTGMANITFKNGDLARRAVERFNGSPIDGGRSRLRLNLIVDPNQRPVKSLADRIKAMPQKGGNTPRPIKRGPNRKAAMAKPQNKQKRERPAKKSLEDLDKEMADYFEKK, encoded by the exons ATGTCCGCTAACTTAGATAAGTCCTTGGATGAAATTATTGGCTCTAATAGAGCAGGAGGTAATAGAGCCCGTGTTGGCGGTACTCGTGGTAACGGCCCAAAAAGAGTTGGTAAGCAAGTCAGCAGTCAACGCAGGAACATTCCAAACAGAAATGGTCCtatcagaaaaaatatcaggGCTCCTCCAAGCGCAGTCGCTAGAGTTGCCAAGCTTTTGGATACCTCTAGAGAAGTCAAAGTTAACGTTGAAGGTTTGCCAAGGGACATTAAGCAAGATGCTGTAAGA gAATTTTTTGCATCCCAAGTTGGTGGTGTTCAGAGGGTTTTATTGAGTTATAACGAAAGAGGCCAATCTACTGGTATGGCTAATATTACATTTAAAAACGGCGATTTGGCTAGAAGAGCTGTTGAAAGATTCAATGGTTCTCCAATCGATGGTGGTAGATCGAGGCTGAGGTTGAACTTAATTGTTGATCCAAACCAACGTCCTGTCAAGAGCTTAGCTGACAGAATCAAGGCCATGCCACAAAAGGGTGGAAATACTCCGAGACCCATCAAGAGAGGCCCAAATAGAAAGGCCGCTATGGCTAAACCTCAAAACAAGcaaaagagagaaagacCTGCCAAGAAGAGTCTAGAGGACCTGGACAAGGAAATGGCCGactattttgaaaagaaataa